Proteins from a single region of Leptospira brenneri:
- the pcnB gene encoding polynucleotide adenylyltransferase PcnB has product MFKFLTSLFRKKADSVDSFLMYPEGKRYYRESHSIRRANIDEDAIKIINRLNKFRYKAYLVGGGVRDLLMGKRPKDFDIVTSATPNQIKRIFNNCRIIGKRFKIVHIIFKGKIIEVSTFRSLPEHRLEKHKAENDYLIKRDNSFGTAKEDAARRDFTINSLFYDPKNDSILDYVGGFEDIQKKIVRVIGDPDISFKEDPVRMLRAVKFSVLLGLDIEKKTKLAIKKNRLELEKSSTARLLEEYNKMFRTWKTSMIFEGLAENHLLDVLFKEPADKLKKTDAEWREHFMETPLGKRLAVTDKLLSAREEMTPAIFYSLIFYDIVKDLYENDRGHLAHNIKESLQPVFERMGIPKREQDNLVKIFISQPRFQVTDDEKERQNSFFKKKDYFYDAFMVYKIVAISEGNEAAVQTAFFWEISLRQRPKPDSHQFGQQNRKKEGNKKRPPRKKHRDRRGGGSPNQNQNQNQNVNQETSSSEHSNNTNDDSRDSFSGESNTENV; this is encoded by the coding sequence ATGTTTAAATTTCTCACTTCTCTTTTCAGAAAGAAAGCCGACTCTGTCGATTCCTTTTTGATGTACCCGGAGGGAAAGAGATACTATCGAGAATCCCATTCCATACGCAGGGCCAATATCGATGAAGATGCCATCAAAATCATCAATCGATTGAACAAGTTTCGTTACAAGGCCTATTTAGTCGGTGGAGGGGTCAGAGATCTGCTTATGGGCAAACGCCCGAAAGACTTTGATATAGTCACAAGTGCGACTCCAAACCAAATCAAAAGGATCTTCAATAACTGCCGAATCATCGGTAAACGATTTAAAATTGTACATATCATTTTTAAAGGTAAAATTATTGAAGTATCAACGTTCCGATCATTACCGGAACATCGTTTGGAAAAACACAAAGCAGAAAACGATTATCTCATCAAACGAGACAACTCCTTCGGTACAGCAAAGGAAGACGCGGCAAGACGCGACTTTACCATCAATTCCTTGTTCTACGATCCTAAAAACGATTCCATTTTGGATTACGTTGGTGGATTTGAAGACATCCAAAAGAAAATCGTTCGGGTCATTGGGGATCCAGACATTTCTTTCAAAGAAGATCCCGTTCGTATGTTACGGGCTGTTAAATTTTCTGTTTTACTTGGACTCGACATCGAGAAAAAAACCAAACTGGCAATCAAAAAGAACCGTTTGGAACTCGAGAAGTCTTCCACTGCTAGACTATTAGAAGAATACAATAAAATGTTTCGAACTTGGAAAACTTCGATGATTTTCGAAGGCCTTGCGGAGAACCATTTGCTCGATGTATTATTCAAAGAACCTGCAGATAAACTGAAAAAAACAGATGCAGAGTGGCGTGAACATTTTATGGAAACACCACTTGGTAAAAGACTAGCAGTTACAGACAAACTCCTCTCTGCCAGAGAAGAGATGACTCCTGCTATTTTTTATTCGTTAATTTTCTATGATATCGTAAAAGATCTTTATGAAAATGATCGTGGCCACCTAGCGCATAACATCAAAGAAAGTCTTCAACCTGTTTTTGAACGAATGGGAATTCCTAAACGTGAACAAGACAATTTGGTTAAGATATTTATCAGCCAACCTCGTTTCCAAGTCACTGACGATGAAAAAGAAAGACAAAATTCCTTTTTTAAAAAGAAGGACTACTTCTATGATGCGTTTATGGTTTATAAGATCGTTGCGATCTCAGAAGGAAATGAAGCTGCTGTTCAAACTGCATTCTTTTGGGAAATCTCATTACGACAAAGACCGAAACCAGATAGCCATCAGTTCGGACAACAGAATCGTAAAAAAGAAGGGAATAAAAAACGCCCACCAAGAAAGAAACACAGAGACAGAAGAGGTGGTGGTTCTCCCAATCAAAACCAAAACCAGAATCAAAATGTGAATCAAGAAACTTCCTCATCAGAACATTCAAATAACACAAATGATGATTCTAGGGATAGTTTCAGCGGAGAATCGAATACAGAGAATGTATAA
- a CDS encoding M23 family metallopeptidase: protein MAETYVTTAYERLQIAHLRWRKRAQKWISRSREKVSFVLIPNDEKPFAQIEISIGMLGFLFGLSLSLVLLSFGLLVYFSFFFDRNLSLEKKTETQLVSFLFYDLLSQDLRDSVEELESTTESLNLLAWEEIPEKEMITQDYLLKEEFHKDASELDSNLLLFQQVVTTYTQFGVRLGNLVPNFQNAIDYLSMRESIFYSMPRGRPLRPGVGVVTSTFGYRSDPFGILPVGEYHSGIDFAAGEGTPIYATGPGIIAVDTAVGGLGKSVRINHENGFFTLYGHCSLILVNPGDRVKRGDKIALVGQTGKATGAHVHYEVRTGLDAPLDPEEYINLD from the coding sequence TTGGCAGAAACTTACGTCACAACCGCCTATGAAAGGCTCCAAATTGCACACTTACGTTGGCGAAAACGCGCCCAGAAGTGGATTTCCCGTAGCCGGGAAAAAGTGAGTTTTGTCCTCATCCCGAATGATGAAAAACCCTTTGCCCAGATCGAAATCTCCATTGGTATGCTCGGGTTTTTATTCGGACTCTCCCTTTCCCTCGTCCTCCTCTCCTTTGGGCTTTTGGTTTACTTTTCCTTTTTCTTTGACAGAAACCTCTCTTTGGAGAAAAAAACCGAAACCCAACTAGTTTCCTTTTTGTTCTACGATCTTTTGTCTCAAGACTTAAGAGATTCGGTAGAGGAACTGGAATCCACAACAGAATCATTGAATTTACTGGCCTGGGAAGAAATCCCCGAAAAGGAGATGATCACTCAAGACTATTTGCTCAAAGAAGAATTCCATAAAGATGCGAGTGAACTTGATTCTAATCTCCTATTATTCCAACAGGTAGTCACCACCTACACACAGTTTGGTGTTAGGTTAGGAAATTTAGTCCCTAACTTCCAAAATGCGATTGATTACCTTTCCATGAGAGAAAGTATTTTTTATTCTATGCCGAGGGGTCGTCCTTTAAGACCTGGGGTGGGAGTTGTTACCTCTACCTTTGGGTATAGGAGTGACCCTTTTGGAATTTTACCAGTGGGAGAATACCACTCAGGGATTGACTTTGCTGCGGGCGAAGGGACACCGATTTATGCCACAGGCCCTGGAATCATTGCTGTCGACACAGCGGTTGGTGGTCTTGGAAAATCAGTTCGTATCAACCATGAAAATGGATTTTTTACCCTTTATGGACACTGCTCTCTCATCTTAGTAAATCCAGGAGACCGGGTCAAACGGGGAGATAAAATTGCTCTAGTAGGCCAAACAGGAAAAGCAACCGGAGCGCACGTCCACTACGAAGTTCGGACTGGTCTCGATGCTCCTCTTGATCCAGAAGAATACATCAACTTAGATTAA
- a CDS encoding DoxX family protein, with protein MFDYLFSTSGDIVPLILRITAFVVIFPHGAQKLLGWFGGYGFKGTYGFFTGQLKFPGILAVLIILGESFGPVLLLVGFLTKFAAASIAIIMIGAAVLAHRQNGFFINWNGNQQGEGYEFHILAAGLLVALVLGGAGVYSVDFNLIGKF; from the coding sequence ATGTTCGATTATCTATTTTCTACTTCAGGGGATATTGTCCCTCTCATCCTACGCATCACAGCTTTCGTTGTGATCTTCCCACACGGTGCCCAAAAACTACTCGGATGGTTTGGTGGATACGGATTCAAAGGAACTTACGGATTTTTCACAGGACAACTCAAGTTTCCTGGAATCCTAGCGGTTCTGATCATTCTTGGAGAATCCTTCGGTCCAGTGCTTTTACTCGTTGGTTTTTTAACTAAATTTGCAGCGGCTTCTATTGCGATCATCATGATTGGTGCAGCAGTCCTTGCTCATAGACAAAATGGATTTTTTATCAATTGGAACGGAAACCAACAAGGAGAAGGATATGAATTCCATATCTTAGCTGCAGGTCTTCTCGTGGCACTTGTACTTGGTGGTGCTGGTGTGTATTCCGTTGATTTTAACTTAATCGGAAAATTCTAA
- a CDS encoding APC family permease, whose product MGQSTDKKALSLFSLVCMAIGLTIGGGIFVLTSVLSKKLGTTLPYFYLLASFPMFFIIFPVAVLGRYFPTNGGIYFYPSRLVSPRFAFLITWIFLSTASFGQVPLFTLACSDILFQIFPFVSKDLWAFLILTVFFLLNVLGLKPVLFVQNLLVSILIFLLGYSIFRLTDLQTASLISINSFPSFGIGLETISILCFTYFGSNAIIELGNETGKPKHLLKAFLWAFPIVVFIYFSFSFAISTLGTGNLGSGNSEYLFSLIQNRLTPTEYKVFLLGGPLLAVVTSLNGIFLIQTKSFIGLIEDGWFPYLRKGSESPSYIKIFTIIYILSGLGLYLQWNLETLATYSTVGWFFVILAQLFSLYPAKQILKENSYFPKLFFKTEFAVITVLGFGFAFLLTGILLYRLYEDEKLLGFIVVMGLGILYCYLISKFGKQKLIEKQNRKQEILNLYLKSEDIYE is encoded by the coding sequence ATGGGTCAATCTACAGACAAAAAGGCTCTTTCTCTCTTCTCACTCGTTTGTATGGCCATCGGTCTGACCATCGGTGGCGGGATTTTTGTACTGACAAGTGTCCTCAGTAAAAAACTGGGAACCACTTTGCCTTACTTCTACCTTTTGGCCTCCTTTCCTATGTTCTTTATCATCTTTCCCGTGGCAGTACTCGGAAGGTATTTTCCAACAAACGGAGGAATCTATTTTTATCCGAGTCGACTCGTTTCCCCGCGATTTGCCTTTCTCATCACTTGGATTTTTCTAAGCACTGCCAGTTTCGGACAAGTTCCCTTATTTACTCTTGCATGTTCGGACATCTTATTTCAAATTTTTCCCTTTGTTTCCAAAGACCTTTGGGCTTTTTTGATTCTTACTGTTTTCTTTCTCTTGAATGTACTCGGACTAAAACCCGTACTTTTTGTACAGAATCTACTCGTCTCTATTTTAATTTTTCTACTTGGGTATTCGATCTTCCGACTGACTGACCTACAAACTGCATCTTTAATTTCGATCAATTCCTTTCCTAGTTTTGGAATTGGTTTAGAAACCATATCGATTCTTTGTTTCACCTACTTTGGATCCAACGCCATTATAGAACTAGGTAATGAGACAGGAAAACCCAAACATCTACTCAAAGCTTTTTTATGGGCATTCCCCATTGTTGTATTTATTTATTTCAGTTTTAGTTTTGCAATTTCGACTCTTGGCACTGGGAACCTTGGTTCAGGCAATTCGGAATACCTTTTCAGTTTAATTCAGAACCGTTTAACACCTACGGAGTATAAAGTTTTTCTTTTGGGAGGGCCTCTCCTTGCCGTAGTGACTTCATTAAATGGAATTTTTCTCATCCAAACAAAGTCTTTTATTGGTTTGATAGAAGATGGATGGTTTCCCTACTTAAGGAAAGGATCGGAGTCACCTTCCTATATTAAGATTTTTACAATCATCTACATTCTTTCCGGATTAGGTTTATATCTACAATGGAATTTAGAAACATTGGCGACCTATTCTACCGTTGGTTGGTTCTTTGTGATCCTTGCTCAGTTGTTTTCGCTTTATCCTGCAAAACAGATTTTAAAGGAAAATAGTTACTTCCCTAAACTTTTTTTTAAAACAGAATTTGCGGTCATCACCGTTCTCGGATTTGGATTCGCCTTTCTTTTAACAGGAATCCTTTTGTATCGTTTGTATGAAGATGAGAAGTTACTTGGTTTTATTGTGGTGATGGGACTCGGTATTTTGTATTGTTATCTCATTTCAAAATTTGGAAAACAAAAACTAATCGAAAAACAAAACAGAAAACAGGAAATACTCAACCTATATTTAAAATCGGAGGATATATATGAGTAG
- a CDS encoding carboxymuconolactone decarboxylase family protein, protein MSRISLTEYDSANQEVKKEYDYQISKNGRITNMKRTLLHSLPSYHAYMEWYVLKDEILPFLGERPFTIFSHALSAETDCLICSTFFRKIIFDWGDNPDTIQFNELEELLVEFAREIVKNSNAVSDSIFQKLRSKFDEKQIVLLTAFAGIMIATNIFNNVLKIPLDEVLKPYTKTGKQNHD, encoded by the coding sequence ATGAGTAGAATTAGCCTTACTGAATATGATTCTGCAAACCAAGAAGTAAAAAAAGAATACGACTACCAAATCAGTAAAAATGGAAGGATCACCAATATGAAGAGAACTCTTCTTCATTCCTTACCATCCTACCATGCTTATATGGAATGGTATGTATTGAAGGATGAAATTCTTCCTTTCCTCGGAGAAAGACCTTTTACAATTTTTTCTCACGCTTTATCGGCAGAAACAGATTGTTTGATTTGTTCTACTTTTTTTCGAAAGATCATCTTTGATTGGGGAGATAATCCTGACACAATCCAGTTCAATGAATTAGAAGAACTTCTTGTTGAATTTGCTCGCGAAATTGTAAAAAATTCCAATGCTGTTTCCGATTCCATTTTCCAAAAGTTACGATCAAAATTCGATGAAAAACAAATTGTTCTTCTGACTGCTTTTGCAGGAATCATGATTGCAACAAATATCTTCAATAACGTATTAAAAATCCCTCTCGACGAAGTATTAAAACCATATACCAAAACAGGAAAACAAAATCATGACTAA
- a CDS encoding mycofactocin-coupled SDR family oxidoreductase, translating into MTKEFENQVVFITGAAHGQGRETALAFAREGAKVAALDVAKPLSYPSYAFGTNEELVSLQKEIESLGSEALILTADVRNSKDVEAAVLETISKFGKIDVLFNNAGICAYGYSHELTEEAWDSMIDINLKGAWVVGRYVIPQMLKQKSGVIINNSSIAGLRGMNRLSHYAASKWGLTGLSKSWAIELAPHGIRVNSLHPTGVNTPMNDGLAAMEGATPIEIAERSAGNLLPVPWVETEDVANAVLFLSSKKSRYITGSEFVLDAGLLTR; encoded by the coding sequence ATGACTAAAGAATTCGAAAACCAAGTTGTATTCATTACAGGAGCTGCTCATGGGCAAGGAAGAGAAACCGCTCTTGCCTTTGCAAGAGAAGGAGCCAAGGTTGCTGCTTTAGATGTTGCCAAACCTTTAAGTTATCCTTCTTATGCTTTTGGAACAAACGAAGAACTAGTCTCTTTACAAAAAGAAATCGAATCTTTAGGAAGTGAGGCCTTAATCCTAACAGCCGATGTGCGAAACTCAAAAGATGTAGAAGCCGCCGTTCTGGAGACCATTTCAAAATTTGGAAAGATTGATGTATTATTTAATAACGCAGGGATTTGTGCTTATGGTTATTCTCACGAACTCACAGAAGAGGCTTGGGACAGTATGATTGATATTAATTTAAAAGGAGCTTGGGTCGTTGGGCGGTATGTGATCCCCCAAATGTTAAAACAAAAATCAGGTGTCATCATCAACAACTCATCCATTGCTGGTTTACGAGGAATGAATCGTCTTTCTCATTATGCGGCTTCCAAATGGGGTCTTACAGGTTTGTCAAAATCATGGGCTATCGAACTTGCTCCTCACGGAATCCGGGTCAATTCCCTACACCCCACAGGAGTCAATACTCCAATGAACGATGGTTTGGCGGCCATGGAAGGAGCCACTCCGATCGAAATCGCGGAAAGGTCGGCAGGGAACCTTCTTCCCGTTCCCTGGGTCGAAACGGAAGATGTGGCAAATGCAGTTCTTTTCCTTTCCTCAAAGAAAAGTCGCTACATCACAGGTTCCGAATTTGTATTAGATGCAGGGTTACTCACCCGGTAA
- a CDS encoding prolipoprotein diacylglyceryl transferase, which translates to MLDRIPIPNPFGWEGLSTFSLLMMLAFLVGSYLLPKELERRKLDPSHSDWLIFLGILGTLVGAKIFFIFEIWDQVFIDVPGYDGKYSYPLTHWNGFPGHPGLWSSLFSGGGLVFFGGLLFGWLFITLYFRHHKLDIGAYYDAVIPAISMGYAIGRLGCFVSGDGCYGFATDARIPFFVFDFHGAHPSGVPVWNTPVMESIMAFGYFAYFQFWARYQNFRKWSIGAQFLIIHGFARLIIEFLRVNKAVIPFIDPPTLVNIPDANGNPTFLTGYYWHGFSQSQYISIALILFGVYLFVSKKLWLKEETKV; encoded by the coding sequence ATGTTAGATCGAATTCCGATTCCGAATCCCTTTGGTTGGGAGGGTTTGTCCACTTTCAGCCTTCTTATGATGTTAGCCTTTCTTGTTGGTTCCTACCTTCTCCCCAAAGAGTTGGAGAGAAGGAAATTAGATCCGAGCCATTCCGATTGGTTGATTTTTCTTGGGATTTTGGGTACCCTTGTGGGCGCCAAAATTTTCTTTATTTTCGAAATTTGGGACCAAGTCTTTATCGATGTTCCAGGTTACGATGGAAAATATAGTTACCCTCTCACTCACTGGAATGGATTTCCAGGTCACCCAGGACTTTGGTCCTCTCTCTTTAGTGGTGGTGGGCTTGTATTCTTCGGTGGCCTTCTTTTCGGTTGGCTTTTCATCACACTTTACTTCCGCCATCACAAACTAGATATCGGAGCGTATTATGATGCAGTGATTCCTGCCATTAGCATGGGTTACGCGATCGGCAGACTTGGTTGTTTTGTGAGTGGAGATGGATGTTATGGTTTTGCCACTGACGCTCGGATTCCGTTTTTTGTTTTTGATTTCCATGGGGCTCATCCCTCTGGTGTTCCCGTTTGGAACACTCCAGTTATGGAATCCATTATGGCCTTTGGATATTTTGCTTATTTTCAATTTTGGGCCAGATACCAAAACTTTCGTAAATGGAGTATTGGTGCGCAGTTTCTCATCATCCACGGGTTTGCAAGACTCATCATCGAGTTTTTACGAGTGAATAAAGCAGTGATTCCTTTCATTGATCCACCAACTCTTGTGAACATTCCTGATGCCAATGGAAACCCAACTTTCCTCACGGGTTATTACTGGCATGGATTTTCCCAATCACAGTATATATCCATTGCCCTCATCCTTTTCGGTGTGTATTTATTTGTGTCCAAAAAACTTTGGTTAAAGGAAGAAACAAAAGTATGA
- a CDS encoding crotonase/enoyl-CoA hydratase family protein, with amino-acid sequence MNPSPFFEIEKIKNVAVLWLNRPEKRNAMNWPFWRDLPDMIDQINADPQIHCFVIAAKGKSFSTGLDLEEFFQEFKHVFQGEFADGREKLYQLITTMQKGINAIYNSKKPSIALVQKHCIGGGLDLVSACDIRYASKDASFSLRESKVAIVADMGSLQRLPHLIGNAHTRELALTGKDITAEEALQMGLVTKVTEDFESLFQAGMKVAEEIAENPTIVIRGVKQVLNHGIGKTIEEGLDYVAVWNASMLDSKDFRSAIGGFMERKRPVFNPETRVN; translated from the coding sequence ATGAACCCTTCTCCATTTTTCGAAATCGAAAAAATAAAAAACGTAGCCGTCCTTTGGTTAAATCGTCCTGAAAAACGAAATGCTATGAATTGGCCTTTTTGGCGAGACCTCCCCGATATGATTGACCAAATCAATGCTGATCCGCAGATTCATTGTTTTGTGATCGCAGCCAAAGGAAAGTCTTTCTCTACAGGACTTGACTTAGAAGAATTCTTTCAGGAATTCAAACATGTATTCCAGGGAGAATTTGCAGATGGAAGGGAAAAACTCTACCAACTCATTACCACGATGCAGAAAGGAATCAATGCGATCTATAATTCGAAAAAACCATCGATTGCACTGGTTCAAAAACATTGTATTGGTGGTGGACTTGATTTAGTATCTGCCTGTGACATTCGTTATGCTTCAAAAGATGCGAGTTTTTCTTTAAGAGAATCCAAAGTGGCCATCGTTGCGGATATGGGTTCGTTACAAAGACTTCCCCATCTCATTGGGAATGCACATACAAGAGAATTAGCGCTCACAGGAAAAGACATCACTGCAGAAGAAGCGCTGCAAATGGGACTTGTAACAAAGGTAACAGAAGATTTCGAATCCCTATTCCAAGCAGGAATGAAAGTTGCTGAAGAAATTGCAGAAAACCCAACCATTGTGATTCGCGGAGTCAAACAAGTGCTAAATCATGGAATTGGAAAAACCATTGAAGAAGGTTTAGATTATGTAGCCGTGTGGAATGCCAGTATGCTGGATTCCAAAGACTTTCGTTCGGCCATTGGTGGGTTTATGGAAAGAAAACGACCTGTTTTCAATCCAGAAACCCGGGTGAACTAA
- a CDS encoding tetratricopeptide repeat protein, with protein sequence MSSFFSLIREAKLLEEEKEFTRAFNVYAESESHTTNESSLIKIKAKKAWCLYAVGNPKETETLFQDIIQHYPSHPLSITVYSRYLIKLKKFKSAKVLLQKSILQFPSYLENYLLLASLLKDMERSEEAIGVLKKALSQEHLSNGRGIDRKDIWAELGSLYFSRGDFNSALASLKKSLKMVEPEEFLYYDLLALCYLEAEDQENALTSIRTHIEYCKEIDPETLIILARAHCRLGKLEEAANNLIQAYSIEDSLYLKAADFIDFAPLLRNGFFTTLENIEWEEP encoded by the coding sequence ATGAGTTCTTTTTTTTCCTTAATCCGTGAAGCGAAACTCCTGGAAGAGGAAAAGGAATTCACGCGGGCCTTTAACGTTTATGCAGAAAGTGAGTCGCATACAACGAATGAATCTTCTCTCATCAAAATCAAAGCCAAAAAGGCTTGGTGTTTGTATGCAGTAGGAAACCCCAAAGAAACAGAAACTCTCTTTCAGGATATCATCCAACATTACCCTTCGCATCCCTTAAGTATCACAGTATACTCTCGTTATCTGATTAAATTAAAGAAATTTAAATCGGCCAAGGTTTTACTCCAAAAAAGTATTCTCCAATTTCCTTCCTATTTAGAAAATTACCTACTCCTTGCTTCTCTTCTAAAAGATATGGAACGTTCCGAGGAAGCCATTGGAGTTTTGAAAAAAGCTCTTTCTCAGGAACACTTAAGTAATGGTCGAGGAATTGATAGAAAAGACATTTGGGCCGAACTTGGATCTTTGTATTTTTCAAGGGGAGATTTTAACTCAGCTCTTGCCTCTTTAAAAAAATCTCTCAAAATGGTGGAGCCCGAGGAATTTCTTTACTATGATCTTTTGGCACTTTGTTACTTGGAAGCAGAAGATCAAGAAAATGCACTGACTTCTATCAGAACTCATATTGAATACTGTAAAGAAATTGATCCAGAAACACTCATTATCTTAGCAAGGGCACATTGTAGGTTAGGAAAGTTAGAAGAAGCTGCCAATAATCTCATCCAAGCCTACTCCATTGAAGATTCCTTATACTTAAAAGCTGCTGACTTTATAGACTTTGCACCATTACTTAGAAATGGTTTTTTTACAACCTTGGAGAACATTGAATGGGAAGAACCATAA
- a CDS encoding AAA domain-containing protein has product MGRTIKQEFGSLKEEILNVKLILTKEREYERSLFLEKAGDTKIIKTAELEDLRFVAGNTWRADFQISPSNKAKEWLKPGIPVLLKCETESIFGNIYKASDTSLTVQIRGDYEWEESEFQISKWFQESTYDLYNDIITKVLTDNSSDSHKKLNWILGFGLGEKPTPPKSMINQSPLDRIFQMNDYGVIFGPPGTGKTSLLMRAVLEIKARKESVLTLCPTNFACDYIVELALKKGIKVIRLGNSTKIKDEVLPHHIDHLIQTHPDQKQIHNWQTELKVLQKKTNSWKRNFGKEEREERKALRQEAKFLLSTIREAESNIRTKLLDDAELIVSTFSGFGNEWAKGKVFDYVFVDEATQSLDPGCYMALYSGKKTFFFGDPKQLGASYSHPEHEAVHSFLEKAVAFDSGERIIFLEKQFRMKPEILGFPNQTYYESKILTHPEATWTKDTNISEVFGSNPPILWIDTAGSDSEEETEGEEPSFFNHTEIQLVSKLFNLGIEKNQTTVISPYRGQVEKLIQESKGNWVTQTIDSFQGRESEIVILSLVRSNQDGEIGFLLNPKRLNVALTRAKSHLIVIGDSGTLCQNKEFQDLYSYIESNGEIRSIYEFMD; this is encoded by the coding sequence ATGGGAAGAACCATAAAACAAGAGTTTGGTTCATTAAAAGAAGAAATTCTAAATGTAAAATTGATTCTAACAAAAGAACGTGAATATGAACGTTCTTTGTTTTTAGAAAAAGCAGGCGATACTAAAATCATCAAAACTGCAGAATTGGAAGATTTACGTTTTGTTGCAGGAAATACCTGGAGAGCAGACTTTCAAATTTCCCCTTCCAATAAAGCAAAAGAATGGTTAAAACCAGGGATTCCTGTGCTCCTTAAATGCGAAACGGAATCCATATTTGGAAATATCTATAAAGCATCAGACACTTCACTCACTGTTCAAATTCGAGGAGATTACGAATGGGAAGAGAGTGAGTTCCAAATTTCAAAATGGTTCCAAGAGTCAACTTATGATTTGTATAACGATATCATTACCAAAGTATTGACCGATAACAGTAGTGATTCTCATAAAAAATTAAATTGGATTTTAGGTTTTGGACTCGGTGAAAAACCAACCCCTCCCAAATCCATGATAAACCAATCACCTCTAGACAGAATCTTTCAAATGAATGATTACGGTGTCATCTTTGGTCCACCAGGAACTGGGAAAACCAGCTTACTCATGCGGGCTGTCCTGGAAATCAAAGCACGAAAAGAATCCGTATTAACACTTTGCCCCACTAATTTTGCTTGTGATTATATCGTAGAGCTTGCTCTAAAAAAAGGAATTAAAGTCATTCGTTTGGGTAACTCTACCAAAATTAAAGATGAAGTATTACCACACCATATTGATCACCTCATCCAAACTCATCCTGACCAAAAACAAATTCACAATTGGCAAACAGAACTAAAGGTTCTCCAAAAGAAAACAAACTCTTGGAAACGTAACTTTGGAAAAGAGGAAAGAGAAGAAAGAAAAGCACTGAGACAAGAAGCTAAATTTTTACTATCTACCATTAGGGAAGCAGAATCCAATATCCGAACCAAATTACTAGATGATGCGGAACTGATCGTATCCACTTTTTCTGGTTTTGGGAATGAATGGGCAAAAGGAAAAGTTTTTGATTATGTATTTGTGGATGAAGCTACACAGAGTTTAGATCCTGGATGTTATATGGCTTTATACTCTGGGAAAAAAACATTTTTTTTTGGAGACCCAAAACAACTTGGTGCTAGTTATTCCCACCCGGAACATGAAGCCGTCCATAGCTTTCTGGAAAAAGCGGTGGCTTTTGATTCTGGAGAACGAATCATTTTTTTAGAAAAACAATTTAGAATGAAACCGGAAATCTTGGGATTTCCCAACCAAACCTATTACGAAAGTAAAATCCTCACGCATCCCGAAGCTACCTGGACAAAGGATACGAACATTTCCGAAGTTTTTGGTTCGAATCCTCCTATCCTATGGATTGATACTGCAGGAAGTGATTCAGAAGAAGAAACAGAAGGAGAAGAACCTAGTTTTTTCAATCATACAGAAATCCAATTGGTATCGAAACTATTCAACTTAGGAATCGAAAAAAATCAAACAACAGTAATTTCACCTTACAGAGGACAAGTGGAAAAACTGATTCAGGAATCTAAAGGAAACTGGGTTACACAAACCATTGACTCCTTCCAAGGTAGAGAATCCGAAATTGTAATCCTTAGCCTTGTTCGGTCCAACCAAGATGGGGAAATAGGTTTTTTACTCAATCCCAAACGTTTGAACGTGGCCTTAACCAGAGCCAAGTCACATTTAATTGTCATTGGAGACTCTGGAACGCTTTGCCAAAACAAAGAATTCCAAGACCTTTATTCCTACATTGAATCGAACGGGGAAATCCGTTCCATTTATGAATTTATGGACTAA